A stretch of the Streptomyces sp. NBC_01428 genome encodes the following:
- a CDS encoding DUF6892 domain-containing protein, translating to MADFQDFNFKLLVIEKLMYTDGTLTPGFRLADLLRARGLGDDPWTYAHEQGLSHQMVPEARVHFESLEIGDELLATVDELVVDGGLRVYQECAPVWDGEDDLFDVVSPADLDLLPRLARVVSTVALAEELRDALAGRGVVIT from the coding sequence ATGGCCGACTTCCAGGACTTCAACTTCAAGCTGCTCGTCATCGAGAAGCTGATGTACACGGACGGGACGCTGACGCCCGGGTTCCGTCTCGCCGACCTCCTGCGTGCGCGCGGGCTGGGTGACGACCCCTGGACGTACGCCCACGAGCAGGGCCTGTCCCATCAGATGGTCCCCGAGGCCCGCGTCCACTTCGAGTCCTTGGAGATCGGTGACGAACTCCTCGCCACCGTGGACGAGTTGGTCGTCGACGGCGGGCTCCGGGTGTACCAGGAGTGCGCACCCGTCTGGGACGGCGAGGACGATCTCTTCGACGTGGTGTCGCCCGCCGACCTGGACCTGCTTCCCCGGCTCGCCCGCGTGGTCAGCACGGTTGCGCTCGCGGAGGAGCTGCGCGACGCGCTGGCAGGGCGGGGCGTCGTCATCACCTGA
- a CDS encoding DUF3103 family protein, with amino-acid sequence MRPRRLRTRGAVAALAGTLLALSAGQTAVAARATAAGPAPRTAATVSAAQDQAARAIARSLTDSTWRARLQRAALTSDEVPVTALAAREAGPLKATLAAADRRITAAKGLDATAGSLLRLRLGADAMRAALRSGTTPWVAAATSDDDTRTLVAYDSRGRSHTLDAHDTPARPVYVVDIDGSAALAAGLDVLSDRLNRYGLRSTAPDAQPRVGHAAGARTAGGGFWTSRITAVELSDDEEPWAKGDAEIYTLVTGFGQDGAVRVDPVDMPYLDDDGTVYRPNQILVNWSNYKYDLADAVMMEEDGSTNYRDLAKAIATALLTITDQGTYIPLVNAVLDAIPDDWWTDDPDYVDSWYTLARSDTGTRYGARGNGWMTVEPYFVQEL; translated from the coding sequence GTGAGACCCCGTCGACTCCGCACGCGCGGCGCCGTTGCCGCGCTCGCCGGAACGCTGCTCGCCCTGTCCGCCGGCCAGACAGCCGTCGCCGCCCGGGCGACCGCCGCGGGCCCCGCGCCCAGGACCGCCGCCACCGTCAGCGCCGCGCAGGACCAGGCGGCCCGCGCGATCGCCCGCTCCCTCACCGACTCCACCTGGCGGGCCCGCCTGCAGCGCGCCGCTCTCACGTCCGACGAGGTGCCCGTCACCGCCCTCGCCGCCCGGGAGGCCGGTCCGCTCAAGGCCACGCTCGCGGCTGCCGACCGTCGGATCACCGCCGCCAAGGGACTGGACGCGACGGCCGGTTCGCTGCTCAGGCTGCGCCTGGGCGCCGACGCCATGCGTGCCGCGCTGCGGTCCGGGACGACACCGTGGGTCGCCGCGGCCACCTCCGACGACGACACGCGAACGCTCGTCGCCTATGACAGCCGGGGACGGTCCCACACGCTCGACGCCCACGACACGCCTGCCCGCCCGGTGTACGTCGTCGACATCGACGGCTCCGCGGCGCTGGCCGCCGGCCTCGACGTCCTCAGCGACCGGCTCAACCGGTACGGACTGCGCTCCACGGCCCCGGACGCGCAGCCACGGGTCGGCCACGCGGCGGGCGCCCGGACGGCCGGAGGGGGCTTCTGGACCAGCCGGATCACGGCGGTGGAACTCTCGGACGACGAAGAGCCCTGGGCGAAGGGCGACGCCGAGATCTACACCCTCGTCACCGGCTTCGGACAGGACGGCGCGGTGCGGGTCGACCCCGTCGACATGCCGTACCTCGACGACGACGGGACCGTCTACCGGCCGAACCAGATCCTGGTCAACTGGTCGAACTACAAGTACGACCTGGCCGACGCGGTGATGATGGAGGAGGACGGCAGCACCAACTACCGCGACCTCGCGAAGGCCATCGCCACCGCCCTGCTCACCATCACGGACCAGGGCACCTACATCCCGCTCGTCAACGCCGTGCTGGACGCGATTCCGGACGACTGGTGGACGGACGACCCCGACTACGTCGACTCCTGGTACACCCTCGCCCGCAGCGACACCGGCACCCGCTACGGAGCGCGCGGCAACGGCTGGATGACCGTGGAGCCGTATTTCGTCCAGGAACTCTGA
- a CDS encoding ArsR/SmtB family transcription factor, translating to MVDDRLSRVFSALADPTRRDIVARLAGGDATVNELAEPYDVTVQAVSKHIKVLEDAGLVSRTRDAQRRPCHLEGEVFDLMTKWIERYRREAEDRFRRLDAVLEQMEERPAQDNTPKEEAS from the coding sequence GTGGTCGACGACCGGCTGTCCCGGGTGTTCTCCGCGCTGGCCGACCCGACGCGACGCGACATCGTCGCGAGGCTGGCCGGCGGCGACGCCACGGTGAACGAACTGGCCGAGCCGTACGACGTGACCGTCCAGGCCGTGTCCAAGCACATCAAGGTTCTGGAGGACGCCGGTCTCGTCAGTCGCACCAGGGACGCCCAGCGGCGGCCCTGCCACCTCGAAGGTGAGGTGTTCGACCTGATGACGAAGTGGATCGAGCGGTACCGCCGCGAGGCGGAGGACCGCTTCCGCCGACTCGACGCCGTACTCGAGCAGATGGAGGAACGGCCCGCGCAGGACAACACGCCCAAGGAGGAAGCATCATGA
- a CDS encoding LysR family transcriptional regulator: MDLEVRHLRALCAIADAGSLHKAARELGVAQPSLSTQLRRIEQTLGGQLFVRAGTGCRPTPLGHAVLSRARPLVAEFTAMVTETRAAVARAADERRLRIGATASRALPGWIRRLRTRVPRTEPTLRMDVSANSLLNMVAGGWLELAFVHEVEGSPLSVPPELCLRVLVEREPQFVTLAPEHPAARRHEVPLAELADEQWMVDSTVDGEWDGVCRVLRGAGLDPDMLHGDYLTAYSLAATGEVVTVSQPTARPRSDVAIRPLQGDPIGVRLLLAARTEAELDNGYKELEEAYWEAAYQAPAYRDWLIRKEARETARALGAGVGGAGQEGPGRMLVADAGQGG; encoded by the coding sequence ATGGATCTGGAGGTGCGGCACTTACGTGCCCTGTGCGCCATCGCCGACGCGGGCAGCCTGCACAAGGCTGCCCGCGAACTCGGCGTGGCACAGCCTTCGTTGAGCACCCAGTTGCGCCGCATCGAGCAGACCCTCGGCGGGCAGCTCTTCGTCCGCGCGGGCACGGGCTGCCGTCCTACACCGCTCGGCCACGCCGTACTGAGCCGGGCGCGGCCCCTTGTCGCGGAGTTCACGGCGATGGTCACGGAGACGAGAGCCGCGGTCGCCCGGGCCGCCGACGAACGCCGACTGCGGATCGGCGCCACGGCCAGCCGCGCCCTGCCCGGCTGGATCCGGCGACTGCGCACCCGGGTCCCGCGAACCGAACCCACCCTGCGGATGGACGTGTCGGCGAACTCCCTGCTGAACATGGTCGCCGGGGGCTGGCTCGAACTCGCCTTCGTTCACGAGGTGGAGGGCAGCCCCCTCTCCGTCCCGCCCGAACTCTGCCTGCGCGTTCTCGTCGAGCGTGAGCCGCAGTTCGTGACGCTCGCCCCCGAACACCCCGCGGCCCGGCGACACGAAGTGCCCCTCGCCGAACTCGCCGACGAGCAGTGGATGGTGGACTCGACCGTCGACGGCGAGTGGGACGGAGTGTGTCGCGTGCTGCGCGGGGCGGGACTCGACCCCGACATGCTGCACGGCGACTACCTGACCGCCTACTCGCTGGCCGCCACCGGCGAGGTCGTCACGGTCAGTCAGCCCACCGCTCGCCCTCGCTCCGACGTCGCCATCCGCCCGCTCCAGGGCGACCCGATCGGCGTACGGCTCCTGCTGGCGGCACGCACCGAGGCCGAACTCGACAACGGCTACAAGGAGTTGGAGGAGGCGTACTGGGAGGCGGCTTACCAGGCGCCGGCCTACCGGGACTGGCTGATCCGCAAGGAGGCGCGGGAGACGGCGCGAGCGTTGGGCGCGGGCGTCGGGGGAGCGGGTCAAGAGGGTCCGGGGCGGATGCTCGTCGCGGATGCGGGGCAGGGCGGGTGA
- a CDS encoding CatB-related O-acetyltransferase, whose translation MPVPADPTVLHPMPDQPRVVLLKPLVKSPLIEVGEYSYYDDPDDATAFETRNVLYHYGPEKLIIGRFCALGTGVRFIMNGANHRMDGPSTFPFPTMGGSWAEHFDLLTGLPNRGDTVVGHDVWFGHGTTVMPGVRIGNGAIIASGAVVTADVPDYGVVGGNPACLIRTRYSEEEIDRLLDVAWWDWPAEHITEHVRTIMSGTITDLEAAAPTSGVGPTT comes from the coding sequence ATGCCCGTCCCCGCCGACCCGACGGTTCTCCATCCGATGCCCGACCAGCCGCGTGTGGTACTGCTCAAACCGCTGGTGAAGTCGCCGCTGATCGAGGTCGGGGAGTACTCGTACTACGACGACCCGGACGACGCGACCGCGTTCGAGACACGCAACGTGCTCTACCACTACGGGCCGGAGAAGCTGATCATCGGCAGGTTCTGCGCGCTGGGCACGGGGGTGCGGTTCATCATGAACGGCGCCAACCACCGTATGGACGGGCCGTCGACCTTCCCCTTCCCCACCATGGGTGGTTCCTGGGCCGAACACTTCGACCTGCTCACCGGCCTGCCGAACCGGGGTGACACCGTCGTCGGCCACGACGTCTGGTTCGGGCACGGCACGACGGTCATGCCCGGCGTACGGATCGGCAACGGCGCGATCATCGCCTCCGGGGCCGTCGTCACCGCGGACGTGCCCGACTACGGCGTCGTCGGCGGGAACCCGGCCTGTCTCATCCGCACCCGCTACAGCGAGGAGGAGATCGACCGTCTCCTCGACGTGGCCTGGTGGGACTGGCCGGCGGAACACATCACCGAGCACGTGCGCACGATCATGTCGGGCACGATCACCGACCTGGAGGCCGCCGCGCCCACCTCCGGCGTGGGGCCGACCACTTGA
- a CDS encoding DUF5994 family protein, whose product MSATLSTLPSAESVEPPAARLALKTEGGARGLLDGAWWPRSRDLLTELPELTQVLDSRWGRITRVAVNPQYWPVIPHKVPVNGHVVKVGWFTPEIDAHKLLLLSYGTGRWDLLIIPPETDAESAAWLMAAASDRDGPPLTASALVEACRDRPGVATTEGMPSPAEAWDEDGGASARPSAVPAQTGLVDHAPTGAEPAGVDARPGRLIVGL is encoded by the coding sequence ATGTCGGCGACCTTGTCCACCCTGCCCTCCGCCGAGTCCGTCGAGCCTCCGGCCGCGCGGCTCGCTCTCAAGACCGAAGGCGGCGCCCGCGGACTCCTGGACGGTGCCTGGTGGCCCCGTTCCCGGGATCTCCTGACCGAACTGCCCGAGCTGACCCAGGTACTTGACTCCCGGTGGGGCCGCATCACCCGGGTCGCGGTCAATCCGCAGTACTGGCCCGTCATCCCGCACAAGGTTCCCGTGAACGGCCATGTCGTCAAGGTCGGTTGGTTCACGCCGGAGATCGACGCCCACAAGTTGCTCCTGCTCTCCTACGGCACCGGCCGCTGGGATCTCCTGATCATCCCGCCCGAGACCGACGCGGAGTCGGCGGCCTGGCTGATGGCAGCCGCGTCCGACCGTGACGGTCCGCCGTTGACCGCCAGTGCTCTCGTCGAGGCGTGCAGGGACCGGCCGGGTGTGGCCACGACCGAGGGGATGCCGAGCCCGGCCGAAGCGTGGGACGAGGACGGCGGAGCGTCGGCAAGGCCGTCGGCCGTTCCCGCGCAGACCGGCCTCGTCGACCACGCGCCGACCGGTGCCGAACCGGCAGGCGTGGACGCTCGTCCCGGTCGCCTGATCGTCGGACTCTGA
- a CDS encoding molybdenum cofactor biosysynthesis protein: MQHVEILQLLVSAVHRFEGRPRDGAPALPDEDLVTTARVRADLGIVGDRYFNRPAHRNASVTLMAAERFPERLDATADLRATRRNVLLRGVDIESYIGATVSLDSGTGPVVLAVRGEARPCAWMDTMFGPGAQRALRGRAGVRCRPLSDGTLTVGPAVFSVVEPAPDKG; the protein is encoded by the coding sequence GTGCAGCATGTGGAGATCCTTCAATTGCTGGTGTCCGCCGTCCACCGGTTCGAGGGCCGTCCCCGTGACGGGGCGCCCGCGCTGCCGGACGAGGACCTGGTGACGACGGCGCGGGTACGCGCGGACCTGGGCATCGTCGGTGACCGCTACTTCAATCGTCCGGCCCACCGCAACGCCTCGGTCACGCTCATGGCGGCCGAACGCTTCCCCGAGCGCCTCGACGCGACGGCGGACCTGCGAGCCACCCGGCGCAACGTCCTGCTGAGAGGCGTCGACATCGAGTCGTACATCGGCGCCACCGTGTCCCTGGACAGCGGTACGGGCCCCGTCGTCCTGGCCGTACGCGGCGAGGCGCGGCCCTGCGCGTGGATGGACACGATGTTCGGCCCCGGTGCCCAGCGGGCACTGCGCGGCCGTGCCGGGGTCCGCTGCCGCCCGCTGTCCGACGGGACGCTCACCGTGGGGCCCGCCGTGTTCTCCGTCGTGGAGCCCGCGCCGGACAAGGGGTGA
- a CDS encoding SRPBCC family protein, whose product MSTAGANRRLETQIEADPALPTIVITREFDASPDRVFRAYTDPDLVIQWLGPRRLKMRIDEYDARSGGAYRYVHSEDDGTEYGFRGVFHEVRPDERIVQTFAYDGHPDSVSLEKTVFEDLGGRTRVTATSVLESVEARDAIVKSGMQDGVRQGYERLDELLADPGIGEADDTTDSGGELRTDGKGLNP is encoded by the coding sequence ATGAGCACCGCAGGGGCCAACCGCCGGCTCGAGACGCAGATCGAGGCCGACCCGGCGCTGCCGACCATCGTCATCACGCGGGAGTTCGACGCCTCGCCGGACCGGGTGTTCAGGGCGTACACGGACCCCGACCTCGTCATCCAGTGGCTCGGCCCGCGCCGGCTGAAGATGCGGATCGACGAGTACGACGCCCGCAGCGGCGGCGCGTACCGCTATGTGCACAGCGAGGACGACGGCACCGAGTACGGCTTCCGGGGCGTGTTCCACGAGGTGCGCCCGGACGAGCGCATCGTGCAGACCTTCGCCTACGACGGTCACCCGGACAGTGTCAGTCTGGAGAAGACCGTCTTCGAGGATCTCGGTGGCCGCACCCGGGTCACCGCGACATCGGTCCTGGAGTCCGTCGAGGCCCGCGACGCGATCGTCAAGAGCGGCATGCAGGACGGCGTCCGCCAGGGCTACGAGCGGCTCGACGAGTTGCTCGCGGACCCGGGAATCGGCGAGGCCGACGACACGACCGACTCCGGCGGGGAGCTTCGGACCGACGGAAAGGGACTGAATCCATGA
- a CDS encoding TIGR03086 family metal-binding protein — protein sequence MTSAADEHRTVAGDFTERVRGVDPEAWNNPAPCEDWVARDVVRHLVEWFPAFLKSGAGVELPHGPSVDDDPVAAWTVHCDGVQALLDDPATAGKVLSNPHIGDVPLDQAVDRFYTADVFMHTWDLARATGQKEALDPVRCARLLDGMLPLDDVLRKSGQYGPRVEVPASADVQTRLLAFIGRTP from the coding sequence ATGACGAGCGCAGCCGACGAACACCGCACCGTCGCGGGGGACTTCACGGAACGCGTGCGCGGGGTCGACCCGGAGGCATGGAACAATCCGGCGCCCTGTGAGGACTGGGTCGCCCGGGACGTGGTGCGCCACCTCGTCGAATGGTTCCCGGCCTTCCTGAAGTCCGGCGCCGGCGTCGAACTTCCCCACGGACCCTCGGTCGACGACGATCCGGTCGCCGCCTGGACCGTCCACTGCGACGGAGTGCAGGCGCTCCTCGACGATCCGGCCACGGCGGGCAAGGTCCTGTCGAACCCGCACATCGGCGACGTCCCTCTCGACCAGGCGGTCGACCGCTTCTACACCGCCGACGTCTTCATGCACACCTGGGACCTGGCGCGGGCCACCGGTCAGAAGGAGGCGCTCGATCCGGTCAGGTGTGCGCGGTTGCTCGACGGGATGCTGCCCCTCGACGACGTGCTCCGCAAGAGCGGTCAGTACGGACCGCGGGTCGAGGTCCCCGCGAGCGCCGACGTGCAGACACGTCTGCTCGCCTTCATCGGCCGCACCCCCTGA
- a CDS encoding FUSC family protein yields MPQGFFSPARVRAARQAARVTAASLTGFYTALYALDQPVVAVYALFTPIALGVLSPVPGSGRQRARTVLLVLPVAVALTAVGTTLAVTTASAVAGMLLFGFTVSFAAAYGPAPAGVVPGLLLFYVLACFPPYAPQTLPERLYGLLAGGVLLIVCERVLLPAPSSPSYRARIASALDLAAEAALSVAQGHGDDRERARHLRDEGRALRFSQVPPASRPTGAGRTARGLAHAGSATRRVLDQLARMFEKPAPQPGDDPHCATLLREVAAACAATAGALRGTRAVPGQEMLEEEVADFVAVRGRPSEDRAEASPRLLRHRTDVLTVAASALTVQTAVTVAIGGRRSSPGMPHDQFWYAGPSTPRLLTLRLTGNLTLRSVLFQNAVRTALGLGAARLVAGTLDLSHGFWVLLAVLTLGRTTAGATWSTVRSAAIGTLLGALAAGALLFGAGGATVVYAVVLVPATFVAFAVGPIAGPAWAQGLFTLVVSAAFSQLTPATWRLAEVRLLDVLTGCTIGLLCGVLAWPAGARAELRRSAAELLRAVARLVALTIADLVDAPDETRARGDTTEEALRLARHRLRIAEGAYAQYRTEGGRGPGGGGPDWLAALNCGSHAMAGAHWLPRLDHGPAPPDAVRWARESVARLTTALERAATFPPGGVHVRTPPLPSEVISNAPPLVRPSLVDIDGWLRNLAADLATVGGGDADEPWPPVRDDGRDTRRTQGRSRDLR; encoded by the coding sequence ATGCCGCAGGGGTTCTTCTCCCCCGCCCGCGTTCGGGCCGCACGCCAGGCCGCGCGGGTCACGGCAGCCTCGCTCACCGGCTTCTACACCGCGCTCTACGCACTGGACCAGCCCGTCGTCGCGGTCTACGCCCTCTTCACACCGATCGCGCTCGGCGTCCTCTCCCCCGTCCCCGGCAGCGGCCGGCAGCGCGCGCGTACGGTCCTGCTGGTCCTGCCGGTCGCCGTGGCCCTGACCGCCGTCGGCACCACGCTGGCCGTGACCACGGCCTCGGCCGTGGCGGGGATGCTGTTGTTCGGATTCACCGTCTCCTTCGCCGCCGCCTACGGCCCGGCACCCGCGGGCGTGGTTCCGGGGCTGCTGCTCTTCTACGTGCTCGCGTGCTTCCCGCCCTACGCCCCTCAGACGCTGCCGGAGCGGCTCTACGGTCTGCTCGCCGGTGGCGTGCTGCTGATCGTGTGCGAACGGGTGCTCCTGCCCGCGCCGTCCTCGCCGTCCTACCGTGCGCGGATCGCCTCCGCCCTCGATCTCGCCGCCGAGGCGGCCCTCTCCGTCGCTCAGGGACACGGCGACGATCGCGAACGCGCGCGGCACCTGCGCGACGAAGGGCGGGCCCTGCGCTTCTCGCAGGTGCCACCGGCCTCCCGCCCGACCGGAGCGGGGCGGACCGCCCGAGGGCTGGCGCACGCCGGATCCGCCACGCGGCGGGTTCTGGACCAATTGGCCCGCATGTTCGAGAAACCCGCTCCGCAACCGGGCGACGACCCGCACTGCGCGACCCTGCTGCGTGAGGTCGCCGCGGCCTGTGCCGCGACGGCCGGCGCCCTGCGCGGCACCCGCGCCGTTCCGGGCCAGGAGATGCTCGAAGAGGAGGTCGCGGACTTCGTCGCCGTCCGTGGACGGCCCTCCGAGGACCGGGCCGAGGCGTCACCCCGGCTTCTGCGGCACCGGACCGACGTGCTGACCGTCGCCGCGTCCGCGCTGACCGTGCAGACCGCCGTCACCGTCGCGATCGGGGGCCGCCGCAGTTCACCCGGGATGCCGCACGACCAGTTCTGGTACGCGGGACCCTCCACGCCACGCCTCCTGACCTTACGGCTGACCGGCAACCTCACCCTGCGCTCGGTGCTTTTCCAGAACGCCGTCCGTACGGCCCTGGGGCTCGGAGCCGCCCGCCTCGTGGCCGGAACACTGGACCTCTCGCACGGCTTCTGGGTTCTGCTCGCCGTCCTGACCCTGGGCCGCACGACCGCGGGAGCGACCTGGTCCACGGTCCGGTCGGCGGCCATCGGCACACTGCTGGGCGCGCTGGCCGCCGGAGCCCTGCTGTTCGGGGCGGGGGGCGCGACCGTCGTGTACGCCGTCGTACTCGTACCGGCCACGTTCGTGGCCTTCGCCGTGGGGCCGATCGCCGGACCCGCCTGGGCGCAGGGCCTGTTCACCCTGGTGGTGTCCGCCGCGTTCAGCCAGCTCACGCCGGCCACCTGGCGGCTCGCGGAGGTACGGCTCCTCGACGTTCTGACGGGATGCACGATCGGGCTGCTCTGCGGCGTGCTGGCCTGGCCCGCCGGGGCCCGCGCGGAGCTCCGGCGCAGTGCCGCCGAACTGCTGCGCGCCGTCGCGCGTCTGGTCGCGCTCACCATCGCCGATCTGGTCGACGCGCCCGACGAGACACGCGCTCGGGGCGACACGACCGAGGAGGCGCTGCGACTGGCCCGGCACCGGCTCCGGATCGCCGAGGGCGCCTACGCGCAGTACCGGACGGAGGGCGGCAGAGGCCCCGGCGGTGGCGGTCCCGACTGGCTCGCGGCGCTCAACTGCGGCTCCCACGCGATGGCCGGGGCGCACTGGCTGCCCCGGCTGGACCACGGCCCCGCACCGCCCGACGCCGTCCGATGGGCACGGGAGTCGGTCGCCCGGCTGACCACGGCCCTGGAACGGGCCGCGACCTTCCCGCCGGGCGGCGTACACGTGCGCACGCCACCCCTGCCGAGCGAGGTGATCTCGAACGCCCCACCGCTCGTACGACCCTCGCTGGTCGACATCGACGGATGGCTGCGGAACCTCGCGGCGGATCTGGCGACCGTCGGCGGGGGCGACGCGGACGAGCCGTGGCCGCCCGTGCGGGACGACGGAAGGGACACACGCCGGACGCAGGGCCGGTCCCGTGACCTACGGTGA
- a CDS encoding dihydrofolate reductase family protein yields MRTLISSSFVSLDGVMEAPGGEAGYRNAGWTFKEVEFVPEAFEIKGREQEEAAAILMGRASYEAFSPVWPDMPDFARYKDMPKYVVSSGLTEDALVSNWGETTILRDLDEVAALKETDGGPIIVHGSAALNHGLADAGLVDRYHLLVFPLLLGAGKRLFPATDKDTQKLKLVEHAVYSNGLQMNVLDVVR; encoded by the coding sequence ATGCGCACCCTGATCAGCTCCTCGTTCGTCTCGCTCGACGGCGTCATGGAGGCACCCGGCGGCGAAGCCGGATATCGCAACGCCGGCTGGACCTTCAAAGAGGTCGAGTTCGTCCCCGAGGCCTTCGAGATCAAGGGGCGGGAGCAGGAGGAGGCCGCCGCGATCCTGATGGGCCGGGCCAGCTACGAGGCGTTCAGCCCGGTGTGGCCGGACATGCCGGATTTCGCCCGCTACAAGGACATGCCGAAGTACGTGGTCTCCAGCGGTCTCACCGAGGACGCGCTGGTCTCCAACTGGGGTGAGACCACCATCCTGCGGGACCTCGACGAGGTCGCCGCCCTCAAGGAGACCGACGGCGGCCCGATCATCGTGCACGGCAGCGCCGCCCTGAACCACGGCCTCGCGGACGCCGGTCTCGTCGACCGCTACCACCTGCTCGTCTTCCCGCTGCTGCTCGGCGCGGGCAAGCGGCTGTTCCCGGCGACCGACAAGGACACCCAGAAGCTGAAGCTCGTCGAGCACGCCGTGTACTCCAACGGCCTGCAGATGAACGTCCTCGACGTCGTCCGCTGA
- the snpA gene encoding snapalysin, with the protein MLSSKTSRRLVALALGTGLVSAALGTAVPASAQPAPVAPATANARYVGGAEGAAGNKAFFDAVLKSVAKRQTANPSLASVTVYYNASQAPSFRSQISSAASIWNSSVSNVKLQSTTGGADFTYYEGNDSRGSYASTNGHGSGYIFLDYAQNRQYDSIRVTAHETGHVLGLPDHYSGPCSELMSGGGPGTSCTNRYPNTTERSRVNQLWANGLAKALAKVNKAA; encoded by the coding sequence ATGCTTTCCTCGAAGACGTCCCGCAGACTCGTGGCCCTCGCCCTCGGTACCGGCCTGGTGTCCGCCGCGCTCGGCACCGCGGTCCCGGCGAGTGCCCAGCCGGCCCCGGTCGCCCCGGCCACCGCGAACGCCCGGTACGTCGGTGGAGCCGAAGGCGCCGCCGGCAACAAGGCGTTCTTCGACGCCGTGCTGAAGTCGGTCGCCAAGCGGCAGACGGCCAACCCGTCGCTCGCGTCGGTGACCGTCTACTACAACGCCTCGCAGGCGCCGAGCTTCCGCTCGCAGATATCGAGTGCCGCCTCGATCTGGAACAGTTCCGTGTCCAACGTCAAGCTCCAGTCGACCACGGGCGGCGCGGACTTCACCTACTACGAGGGCAACGACTCGCGTGGTTCGTACGCTTCGACGAACGGCCACGGCAGCGGCTACATCTTCCTGGACTACGCGCAGAACCGGCAGTACGACTCGATCCGTGTCACCGCCCACGAGACGGGACACGTCCTGGGCCTGCCGGACCACTACAGCGGCCCGTGCAGTGAGTTGATGTCGGGCGGCGGCCCCGGCACGTCCTGCACCAACCGCTACCCGAACACGACCGAGCGCTCCCGCGTGAACCAGCTGTGGGCCAACGGTCTGGCGAAGGCCCTCGCCAAGGTGAACAAGGCCGCCTGA
- a CDS encoding SRPBCC family protein — translation MSGQFEATTEVNRPVEEVFAFLAAGTNDPKFSPRVQEITKTPEGPTAVGTIFTSAVKDAGMKSARRFRITEFEPPHLIRWTEISKNSVTADEGGYDLESTGAGTTRVRIYNVLNGHGIGKLLVGFALGAARKDAPAFGQRIKAAVEAS, via the coding sequence GTGTCCGGTCAGTTCGAGGCGACAACCGAGGTCAACCGTCCCGTCGAGGAGGTGTTCGCCTTTCTCGCCGCCGGCACGAACGACCCCAAGTTCAGCCCCCGGGTGCAGGAGATCACGAAGACGCCCGAGGGCCCGACGGCCGTGGGCACGATCTTCACCAGCGCGGTGAAGGACGCCGGCATGAAGTCGGCGCGCAGGTTCCGGATCACCGAGTTCGAGCCGCCCCACCTGATCCGCTGGACGGAGATCTCGAAGAACTCCGTGACGGCGGACGAGGGCGGCTACGACCTCGAGTCCACCGGCGCCGGCACGACCCGCGTCCGGATCTACAACGTGCTCAACGGCCACGGCATCGGCAAGCTTCTCGTCGGCTTCGCGCTCGGCGCGGCCCGCAAGGACGCTCCGGCGTTCGGGCAGCGCATCAAGGCGGCGGTGGAGGCTTCCTGA